A window of the Chloroflexus sp. Y-396-1 genome harbors these coding sequences:
- the galE gene encoding UDP-glucose 4-epimerase GalE — protein sequence MKILVTGGAGYIGSITSAELVRAGHEVIIIDNLYQGHQAAVPPEAIFIKADLADRQALSEIFAAYPGIDGIMHFASYTLVGESMEKPFLYLRDNVANAANLFEAAIAAGVRRFILSSTANLFDQPERIPIAENERIVPGSPYGESKFFIERMLHWMARIYGMRYACLRYFNACGDTPNRGEDHDPETHLIPIVLQVALGQRPYVTIFGDDYPTRDGTCVRDYIHVLDLASAHILAMEALDRLGERRYNLGNGQGFTVREVIETARKVTGHPIPAVVGPRRPGDPAVLVASSEAIRAELGWQPRFTDLESIIASAWEWHRTHPNGYDD from the coding sequence ATGAAGATTTTGGTTACCGGCGGCGCCGGGTACATTGGTAGTATCACGAGTGCCGAGCTTGTACGCGCTGGTCATGAAGTGATCATCATTGATAACTTGTATCAGGGTCATCAGGCTGCTGTTCCACCAGAGGCAATCTTCATTAAGGCCGATCTAGCTGACCGGCAGGCACTGAGCGAAATCTTTGCCGCATATCCCGGTATCGATGGGATTATGCACTTCGCTTCGTATACGCTGGTTGGCGAGAGTATGGAAAAACCCTTTCTGTACTTGCGCGATAACGTAGCTAACGCAGCCAATCTGTTCGAGGCGGCAATAGCCGCCGGCGTGCGCCGGTTTATTCTCTCTTCCACGGCAAACTTGTTTGATCAACCCGAACGGATTCCAATTGCCGAGAACGAACGAATTGTGCCTGGTTCGCCATACGGTGAATCGAAGTTCTTTATCGAGCGGATGTTGCACTGGATGGCCCGTATTTACGGGATGCGTTATGCATGCTTGCGCTATTTCAATGCCTGCGGTGATACCCCAAATCGTGGCGAAGACCACGATCCTGAAACGCATCTGATCCCTATTGTACTCCAGGTAGCCCTCGGTCAGCGACCATATGTCACAATTTTTGGTGATGACTATCCGACCCGTGATGGGACGTGTGTGCGTGATTACATCCACGTTCTTGATCTGGCGAGTGCTCACATTCTGGCAATGGAAGCGCTCGACCGGTTGGGTGAGCGTCGCTACAATTTGGGGAACGGCCAGGGCTTTACTGTGCGCGAAGTCATTGAAACGGCGCGTAAGGTGACCGGTCATCCGATCCCGGCGGTAGTTGGGCCGCGCCGACCGGGTGATCCGGCAGTGTTGGTGGCCTCTTCCGAGGCTATCCGCGCCGAATTGGGCTGGCAACCGCGATTTACCGATCTTGAGTCAATTATCGCATCGGCGTGGGAGTGGCATCGTACTCATCCAAATGGCTATGACGACTAA